The following coding sequences are from one Bradyrhizobium sp. WSM471 window:
- a CDS encoding GMC family oxidoreductase, with protein MTDTFDFVVVGAGSGGCAVAGRLSEDAGTSVALLDAGGSNDNWRITTPFGLALPYKAANWGFDTVPQKGLNGRIGYQPRGKGLGGSSAINAMVYIRGNKWDYDHWASLGNAGWSYADVLPYFKASENNADFDGAYHGKGGPLHVNRLRSDNPIHDVFHQAAREAQFRIREDFNEDDHEGLGSYQVTQHNGERWSAARAYLHPHMDKRANLRVETGAHATRILFEGGRAVGIEYIQGKQTRQLRARREVILASGAFQSPQLLMLSGIGDGEALAAHGIGVVHHLPGVGRNLQDHPDFVFVYASDYPHFVHSSLGQLPSLLRAIQRYRRERRGLMTTNFAECGGFLKTRSDLDVPDIQLHFIVAMLDDHGRKKHKEAGFSCHVCLLRPKSRGSVWLKSADPLAAPMIDPNFLGEAEDLEAMVAGFKTTRRLMETPAMRALQKKDMFTSDVRTDDDIRAILRARVDTVYHPVGTCKMGTDAMAVVDPALKVHGVEGLRVVDASIMPTLIGGNTNAPTIMIGEKAADMIRAEMLAN; from the coding sequence GTGACTGACACATTCGATTTCGTCGTCGTGGGCGCGGGCTCCGGCGGCTGCGCGGTGGCGGGGCGGCTGTCGGAGGATGCGGGGACATCCGTGGCGCTGCTCGATGCCGGAGGTTCGAACGACAATTGGCGGATCACCACGCCGTTCGGGCTCGCTTTGCCATACAAGGCCGCGAACTGGGGCTTCGATACGGTGCCGCAGAAGGGATTGAACGGTCGTATCGGCTATCAACCGCGCGGCAAGGGGCTCGGCGGGTCCTCGGCGATCAATGCCATGGTCTATATCCGCGGCAACAAATGGGACTACGACCACTGGGCCTCGCTCGGCAATGCCGGCTGGTCGTATGCGGACGTGCTGCCCTATTTCAAGGCTTCCGAGAACAACGCAGATTTCGACGGCGCGTATCATGGCAAGGGCGGCCCGCTGCATGTCAACAGGCTGCGCTCGGACAATCCGATCCATGACGTCTTCCATCAGGCCGCCCGCGAGGCGCAGTTCCGCATCCGCGAGGACTTCAATGAAGACGACCATGAAGGGCTCGGCAGCTACCAGGTAACCCAGCACAATGGCGAGCGCTGGAGCGCGGCGCGCGCCTATCTGCATCCCCATATGGACAAGCGCGCGAATCTGCGTGTCGAGACGGGAGCGCATGCCACGCGCATCCTGTTCGAAGGCGGGCGCGCCGTCGGCATCGAATACATCCAGGGCAAGCAGACAAGGCAGCTGCGCGCGCGGCGCGAGGTGATCCTCGCATCCGGCGCCTTCCAGTCACCGCAGCTATTGATGCTGTCGGGCATCGGCGACGGCGAGGCGCTTGCCGCGCACGGGATCGGCGTCGTGCATCATTTGCCGGGCGTCGGACGCAATCTGCAGGATCATCCGGATTTCGTGTTCGTCTACGCCTCCGACTATCCGCACTTCGTCCACTCATCGCTCGGCCAGCTGCCATCCCTGCTCCGCGCCATCCAGCGCTACCGCCGGGAGCGGCGCGGCCTGATGACCACCAATTTCGCCGAGTGTGGCGGCTTCCTGAAGACCCGATCCGACCTCGATGTGCCCGACATCCAGCTGCACTTCATCGTCGCGATGCTCGACGATCACGGCCGCAAGAAGCACAAGGAGGCGGGCTTCTCATGCCATGTCTGCCTGTTGCGACCGAAGAGCCGTGGCAGCGTCTGGCTGAAAAGCGCCGATCCGCTGGCAGCGCCGATGATCGATCCGAATTTTCTGGGCGAGGCGGAGGATCTCGAGGCGATGGTCGCGGGCTTCAAGACCACGCGACGGCTGATGGAGACGCCCGCGATGCGCGCGTTGCAGAAGAAGGACATGTTCACGTCCGATGTGAGAACGGACGACGACATTCGCGCCATCCTGCGCGCGCGTGTCGACACCGTCTATCACCCCGTCGGCACCTGCAAGATGGGCACCGATGCGATGGCCGTGGTCGATCCGGCGCTGAAGGTGCACGGCGTCGAGGGCCTGCGCGTCGTCGACGCTTCGATCATGCCGACGCTGATCGGCGGCAACACCAATGCCCCGACCATCATGATCGGAGAGAAGGCGGCGGACATGATCAGGGCGGAGATGCTGGCGAATTGA
- a CDS encoding glutathione S-transferase family protein: MKLTFSPASPFARKVRIAAIELGLIDKIEFTPAAVAPGTANEDYSKITPLKKLPVLITNDGDVILDSYVIVEYLNEMAGGSLIPDYGPRRWKAKTNHALINGMLDSMLLCRYEKMVRPQGLQWQAWSDDHWNRAWTGMARFENMPEVLSGPFDISQIGLVCVLGYADFRFADCGWRKAYPKLDAFHQKMLERPSVKISVPPAA, translated from the coding sequence ATGAAGCTCACCTTCTCCCCCGCCTCGCCCTTTGCCCGCAAGGTGCGCATTGCCGCGATCGAGCTTGGGTTGATCGACAAGATCGAGTTCACGCCGGCAGCAGTCGCGCCGGGCACGGCCAACGAGGACTATTCGAAGATCACGCCGCTGAAGAAGCTGCCGGTGCTGATCACCAATGACGGCGATGTCATCCTGGACTCCTACGTCATCGTCGAATACCTCAACGAGATGGCTGGCGGCAGCCTGATCCCCGATTACGGTCCGCGGCGCTGGAAGGCCAAGACCAATCATGCCCTGATCAACGGCATGCTCGATTCCATGCTGCTGTGCCGCTACGAGAAGATGGTGCGGCCGCAGGGCCTGCAATGGCAGGCGTGGTCCGACGACCACTGGAACCGGGCCTGGACCGGCATGGCCCGCTTCGAGAACATGCCTGAAGTGCTGAGCGGCCCGTTCGACATCTCGCAGATCGGCCTGGTCTGCGTGCTCGGCTATGCCGACTTCCGCTTCGCCGATTGCGGCTGGCGCAAGGCCTATCCGAAGCTCGACGCCTTCCACCAGAAAATGCTGGAGCGGCCCTCGGTGAAGATCTCGGTGCCGCCCGCGGCGTAG
- a CDS encoding SDR family oxidoreductase — protein sequence MSDLFDVSQETILVTGASQGLGRQFARVLAAHGAAVALAARQTDKLKSLEDEIRGKGGRAVAVALDVTDTASIARAVDEAEAALGPVTVLINNAGIAIEKLATEQTEADWDAVIGANLKGAYFLATEIARRMIARKQDGNIVNIASVLGTGVLKAVSPYAISKAGIIQATKAMALELAGQNIRINALAPGYIDTEMNHAFWSTPPGERLTKRIPQRRIGAESDLDGAILLLASKASRYMTGSVVTVDGGFLLN from the coding sequence ATGTCAGACCTATTCGATGTCAGTCAGGAAACCATCCTCGTCACGGGTGCGAGCCAGGGGCTGGGGCGGCAATTTGCCCGGGTGTTGGCGGCGCATGGCGCGGCGGTCGCGCTCGCGGCGCGGCAGACCGACAAGCTGAAGAGCCTGGAAGACGAGATCCGCGGCAAGGGCGGCCGTGCCGTCGCGGTCGCGCTCGACGTCACCGACACCGCATCGATCGCCAGGGCCGTCGATGAAGCGGAAGCCGCGCTCGGCCCGGTCACGGTGCTGATCAACAATGCCGGCATCGCCATCGAAAAGCTCGCGACCGAGCAGACCGAGGCCGATTGGGACGCGGTGATCGGCGCCAACCTCAAGGGCGCCTATTTCCTCGCGACCGAGATCGCGCGCCGCATGATCGCGCGCAAGCAGGACGGCAACATCGTCAACATCGCCTCCGTGCTCGGCACCGGCGTGCTGAAGGCGGTGTCGCCTTACGCGATCTCCAAGGCCGGCATCATCCAGGCGACCAAGGCGATGGCGCTGGAGCTCGCGGGGCAGAACATCCGCATCAACGCGCTGGCACCCGGTTATATCGACACCGAGATGAACCACGCGTTCTGGTCGACGCCGCCGGGCGAGCGCCTGACCAAGCGCATTCCGCAGCGCCGCATCGGCGCCGAATCCGATCTCGACGGCGCGATCCTGCTGCTGGCCTCGAAGGCCTCGCGGTACATGACGGGCAGCGTGGTGACGGTGGACGGCGGGTTCTTGCTGAATTGA
- a CDS encoding NADPH:quinone reductase, which yields MRAVWYEETGPAADVLTYGEMATPVAGPGEVRIRLEASGVNPADVGRRGGSYRAKEFSRVIPNSDGAGFIDQIGDGATRFKIGDRVWLFNGQRNGRAFGTAAEHIALAEHLVTPLPDNLSFAEGATLGIPAMTAWCSLFADGPIVGKSVLVTGGAGAVGHYAVQLAKWGGAQVIATVSSAMKGEQARQAGADLVVNYRDEDVVAKAMAFTGGRGLDHLVDVDFGGNIATTLKLMAMNSTIAVYATNGNRTPTVPMRELMEKCITLRSLVLFALPPALLAAAQADISKWLAAGPRIHNVAAQFALPETAQAHVAVEKGDKLGTVIVDCTR from the coding sequence GTGAGGGCGGTCTGGTACGAGGAGACAGGACCGGCGGCGGACGTCCTCACCTATGGTGAGATGGCGACGCCGGTCGCAGGTCCAGGCGAAGTTCGCATTCGCCTGGAAGCCTCCGGCGTCAATCCGGCCGATGTCGGCCGGCGCGGGGGCAGCTATCGCGCCAAGGAATTTTCGCGCGTCATTCCGAACAGCGATGGTGCGGGGTTTATCGACCAGATCGGCGATGGCGCGACGCGGTTCAAGATCGGCGACAGGGTCTGGCTGTTCAACGGCCAGCGCAACGGCCGCGCCTTTGGCACGGCGGCCGAACATATCGCGCTTGCCGAGCATCTGGTGACGCCGTTGCCGGACAATCTCTCTTTTGCGGAAGGCGCGACGCTGGGCATTCCCGCAATGACGGCGTGGTGCTCCCTGTTTGCAGACGGGCCGATCGTCGGCAAGTCGGTGCTGGTCACCGGCGGCGCCGGTGCAGTCGGGCATTACGCCGTGCAACTCGCGAAATGGGGCGGCGCGCAGGTGATCGCGACCGTCAGCTCGGCGATGAAGGGCGAGCAGGCGCGACAGGCTGGTGCCGATCTCGTGGTCAATTACAGGGACGAAGATGTCGTTGCCAAGGCCATGGCCTTCACCGGCGGACGCGGGCTCGACCACTTGGTCGATGTCGATTTCGGCGGCAACATCGCGACGACCCTGAAGTTGATGGCCATGAATTCGACAATCGCGGTCTACGCCACGAACGGCAACCGCACGCCGACCGTGCCGATGCGCGAGTTGATGGAGAAGTGCATCACGCTCCGCTCGCTCGTCTTGTTCGCGCTGCCGCCCGCGTTGCTTGCGGCGGCGCAGGCCGACATCTCGAAATGGCTGGCGGCGGGGCCGCGAATCCACAATGTCGCGGCGCAGTTTGCGCTGCCGGAGACGGCGCAGGCCCATGTCGCCGTCGAGAAGGGCGACAAGCTCGGCACCGTGATCGTCGACTGCACGCGCTGA
- a CDS encoding serine hydrolase → MMRDRFPGLGILGASLVLALTVSATPVRADGTVPGQRNFACEPPSSTDDGWTTAPPDSVGMDGAQLCGIAARLEQRATSVHSVVVARHGKLVFEQYFAGYDQPWGQPEGQHEFTATTKHDMRSASKSVVSLLVGIAIDRKLIEGVDEPVLKFFPDHQAVKQAGWEAITLRHLLTMSSGMKWDEARAWTDPNNDEPHLGFEVDPIGYVFARPITAPPDMLWTYNGGGTELLGNILERVSGKPLETFAREVLFQPLGITDFEWKAYSKNGKIAAAAGLRLRPRDAAKLGQIVLNGGQWNGQQIVSAEWIVQSTTPRFQAIGNFGSTLFYGYQWWMGRSLAGGREINWVGAFGWGGQRIFIVPELDLVMMTTAAQYGQPKEGLAAIDVLSNIVIPSVRDAR, encoded by the coding sequence ATGATGCGCGATCGCTTCCCCGGCCTCGGTATTCTCGGCGCGAGCCTCGTGCTCGCGTTGACCGTCTCAGCCACTCCCGTGCGAGCCGACGGCACGGTGCCTGGACAGCGAAACTTCGCCTGCGAACCGCCATCGTCAACCGACGACGGCTGGACGACTGCGCCGCCCGACAGCGTCGGCATGGACGGCGCACAACTCTGCGGGATCGCCGCTCGACTCGAACAACGCGCGACTTCGGTCCATTCGGTTGTCGTCGCGCGCCACGGCAAGCTCGTCTTCGAGCAATACTTCGCCGGCTACGACCAACCCTGGGGACAACCGGAAGGCCAGCACGAGTTCACCGCGACGACGAAGCACGACATGCGTTCGGCGTCGAAGAGCGTCGTTTCGCTGCTCGTCGGCATCGCGATCGATCGCAAGCTGATCGAAGGCGTCGACGAGCCTGTGCTCAAGTTCTTCCCCGACCATCAGGCGGTGAAGCAGGCGGGCTGGGAGGCCATCACGCTGCGCCATCTGCTGACGATGTCCTCGGGAATGAAATGGGACGAGGCGCGGGCATGGACCGATCCGAACAATGACGAGCCGCATCTCGGCTTTGAAGTCGATCCGATCGGCTATGTGTTCGCAAGGCCGATCACCGCACCGCCGGACATGCTCTGGACCTATAATGGCGGCGGGACTGAACTGCTCGGCAACATCCTCGAACGCGTCTCCGGCAAGCCGCTGGAGACGTTTGCGCGTGAGGTGCTGTTCCAGCCGCTCGGGATCACCGATTTCGAGTGGAAGGCCTACTCGAAGAACGGCAAGATCGCGGCGGCCGCCGGCCTGCGCTTGCGTCCGCGAGATGCCGCCAAGCTCGGCCAGATCGTGCTTAATGGCGGGCAGTGGAATGGCCAGCAGATCGTCTCGGCCGAGTGGATCGTGCAATCGACGACGCCACGATTCCAGGCGATCGGCAATTTCGGCAGCACACTGTTCTATGGCTATCAGTGGTGGATGGGCCGCTCGCTGGCCGGCGGGAGGGAAATCAATTGGGTTGGCGCCTTTGGCTGGGGCGGACAACGCATTTTCATCGTGCCCGAGCTTGATCTCGTCATGATGACCACTGCTGCCCAATACGGCCAGCCGAAGGAAGGGCTCGCCGCGATCGACGTCCTCTCCAACATCGTCATTCCGTCCGTGCGTGACGCACGCTGA
- a CDS encoding MBL fold metallo-hydrolase yields the protein MQWKVGRVKITKVVELETVGSTRFILPLASNAEIQKLPWLIPHFATEEGRLKMSIHSLVVETPTRRIVVDTGLGNDKQGRNVPTWNNRTTPFLETMIAAGFPPESIDTVLCTHLHVDHVGWNTKWVDGKWVPTFPNARYVFGKTEYEHWRDHSTEPDKQAVFGDSVKPIVDAGRAELIPSDHRLSDEISMIPTPGHSPGHMSILVQSDGEQGVLTGDVAHHPCQMAHLGWSSTADSDQSQSAATRRELFGRFADTPTLVIGGHFSAGHIRRDGDAFRFEALG from the coding sequence ATGCAGTGGAAGGTCGGCAGGGTCAAAATAACCAAGGTCGTGGAATTGGAGACGGTCGGCTCGACCCGCTTCATTCTGCCCTTGGCAAGCAATGCAGAAATCCAGAAGCTGCCCTGGCTGATCCCGCATTTCGCCACCGAAGAGGGCCGGCTGAAAATGTCGATCCATTCGCTGGTGGTGGAGACGCCGACGCGCCGCATCGTGGTCGATACCGGGCTTGGCAACGACAAGCAGGGCCGCAACGTCCCGACCTGGAACAATCGCACCACGCCATTCCTGGAGACGATGATTGCGGCGGGCTTTCCGCCCGAGAGCATCGATACCGTGCTGTGCACGCATCTTCATGTCGACCATGTCGGCTGGAACACGAAATGGGTCGACGGCAAATGGGTGCCGACCTTCCCTAACGCGCGCTATGTGTTCGGCAAGACCGAGTATGAGCATTGGCGCGACCACTCCACCGAGCCGGACAAGCAGGCCGTGTTTGGCGATTCCGTGAAGCCGATCGTCGATGCCGGCCGGGCCGAGTTGATCCCGAGCGACCACCGGCTCAGCGACGAGATCAGCATGATCCCGACCCCCGGCCACAGCCCCGGACATATGAGCATTCTGGTCCAGTCGGACGGCGAGCAGGGAGTGCTGACGGGCGACGTCGCCCATCATCCCTGCCAGATGGCGCATCTCGGCTGGTCCTCGACCGCGGATTCCGATCAGAGCCAATCGGCCGCGACGCGGCGCGAATTGTTCGGCCGGTTTGCCGACACCCCGACGCTGGTGATCGGCGGGCATTTTTCGGCCGGGCATATCAGGCGGGACGGGGACGCATTCAGGTTCGAGGCGCTGGGGTGA
- a CDS encoding DUF3775 domain-containing protein, with translation MPELAISAEKVAFIIEKAREFDVKQADSDPDSGSNATDDDAVDVLEDDGSDPVVNELGSFIVAMNEDEQIDLVTLTWLGRGDGTIDDWDDLRARAVEARAEYRSPRRETAHYLLGEPMLGDLLADGLDEFGVDWTDGNPVADSSSPSQRDEDEITKQR, from the coding sequence ATGCCAGAGCTTGCGATTTCCGCGGAGAAGGTCGCCTTCATCATCGAAAAGGCGCGTGAATTCGACGTCAAGCAGGCGGATTCCGATCCGGATTCCGGCTCGAATGCGACGGATGACGATGCGGTCGACGTCCTCGAGGATGACGGCTCCGATCCGGTCGTCAACGAACTCGGAAGTTTCATCGTGGCCATGAACGAGGACGAGCAGATCGATCTCGTCACGCTGACCTGGCTCGGCCGCGGCGACGGCACGATCGACGATTGGGACGATCTGCGCGCACGCGCCGTGGAGGCGCGCGCCGAATATCGCAGTCCCCGGCGCGAGACGGCGCATTATCTGCTCGGTGAGCCGATGCTGGGCGACCTGCTCGCCGACGGGCTCGATGAATTCGGCGTCGACTGGACCGACGGAAACCCAGTCGCCGATTCATCCAGTCCGAGCCAGCGGGACGAAGACGAGATCACCAAGCAGCGGTGA
- a CDS encoding MBL fold metallo-hydrolase yields the protein MSLKYAVGDLTIDRIIEQETSFVPALEMLPGLTPELLAENRAWMREAKALDDSDTLMLCFQSYVIKTPHHTILVDSCIGNDKPRPQRPKWNMKTDDTYLSGLAAAGFSVNDIDFVMCTHLHVDHVGWNTRLENGRWVPTFPKARYVFAKQEFDHWTEQNAKAEVPPFADSVLPVVEAKRHELVGNDHQIGDHVRILPTPGHTPGHIAITMGHGKDDAVFSGDLMHSPIQTLYPELSVKFDLDQAKAATTRRSFLERYCDTDTLCCTAHFPSPSVGKIRRKGSGFVCAAA from the coding sequence ATGAGCCTCAAATACGCGGTCGGCGATCTCACCATCGATCGCATCATCGAGCAGGAAACGTCGTTCGTGCCGGCGCTGGAGATGCTGCCGGGACTGACACCGGAGCTGCTGGCCGAGAACCGGGCGTGGATGAGGGAGGCGAAAGCCCTGGATGACAGCGATACATTGATGCTGTGCTTCCAGTCCTATGTGATCAAGACGCCGCATCACACCATTCTGGTCGACAGCTGCATCGGCAACGACAAGCCGCGGCCGCAGCGTCCGAAATGGAACATGAAGACCGACGACACCTATCTGAGCGGGCTCGCCGCCGCAGGTTTCTCAGTCAACGACATCGATTTCGTGATGTGCACGCATCTGCATGTCGATCACGTCGGCTGGAACACGCGGCTGGAGAACGGCCGCTGGGTGCCGACCTTCCCGAAAGCGCGCTACGTCTTCGCCAAGCAGGAATTCGACCACTGGACCGAGCAGAACGCGAAGGCGGAGGTGCCGCCCTTCGCCGACAGCGTGCTGCCGGTGGTCGAGGCCAAACGCCACGAACTCGTCGGCAACGATCACCAAATCGGCGATCACGTTCGCATCCTGCCGACGCCGGGCCACACGCCGGGCCATATCGCCATCACGATGGGCCACGGCAAGGACGACGCCGTGTTCTCCGGCGACCTCATGCACTCGCCGATCCAGACGCTCTATCCGGAGCTGTCGGTCAAGTTCGACCTCGATCAGGCCAAGGCGGCAACGACGCGCCGCAGCTTCCTGGAACGCTATTGCGACACCGACACGCTGTGCTGCACCGCGCATTTCCCGTCGCCGTCGGTTGGGAAAATCCGGCGCAAGGGCAGCGGCTTCGTCTGCGCGGCGGCGTAG
- a CDS encoding alpha/beta fold hydrolase, whose protein sequence is MTALPEIPLPAGIRSRYVDDINGLRMHVLEAGFETKGRPCILLLHGFPELAFSWRKVMPALSSAGYHVIAPDQRGYGRTTGWSAEYDGDLAPFSLFNLVRDALGLVSAFGYRQVDVVGHDFGSPVAAWCALMRPDVFRSVAMMSAPFGGAPPLPFNTVDAPAKPPAEDPVHRELAALPRPRKHYQWYYATRPANADMHRAPQGVHDFLRAYYHHKSADWTDNKPYPLKSWSANELAKLPTYYVMDLNETMAETVAKEMPSPAAIAANQWLPDRELAYYSAEYGRTGFQGGLQWYRCGTSGAFNSQLELLAGRNIDVPSCFISGKQDWGTYQRPGVFEAMQARTCTKLLGCHLVDGAGHWVQQEQPAEVSRLLLDFLAKSRGVI, encoded by the coding sequence ATGACAGCGCTCCCCGAGATCCCGCTCCCCGCCGGCATTCGCTCACGCTATGTCGACGACATCAACGGCCTGCGCATGCACGTGCTGGAGGCCGGCTTTGAGACCAAGGGGCGGCCCTGCATCCTGCTGCTGCACGGCTTTCCGGAGCTCGCCTTCTCCTGGCGCAAGGTGATGCCGGCGCTCAGCTCGGCCGGCTATCACGTGATCGCGCCGGACCAGCGCGGCTATGGCCGGACGACGGGATGGAGCGCGGAGTACGACGGCGACCTCGCGCCGTTTTCGCTCTTCAACCTGGTGCGGGATGCGCTCGGGCTGGTGTCGGCGTTCGGCTACAGGCAGGTCGATGTGGTCGGACATGATTTCGGCAGTCCGGTCGCCGCCTGGTGCGCGCTGATGCGGCCTGACGTGTTTCGTTCGGTCGCGATGATGAGCGCGCCGTTCGGCGGAGCGCCGCCGCTGCCGTTCAACACGGTCGACGCGCCGGCAAAGCCACCGGCCGAAGACCCCGTGCATCGCGAGCTCGCGGCCTTGCCGCGCCCACGCAAGCATTATCAATGGTACTATGCGACACGCCCGGCCAATGCCGATATGCACCGCGCGCCGCAGGGCGTGCATGATTTCCTGCGCGCCTATTATCATCACAAGAGCGCGGACTGGACCGACAACAAGCCATATCCGCTGAAATCGTGGTCGGCGAACGAGTTGGCGAAGCTGCCGACCTATTATGTGATGGACCTGAACGAGACCATGGCCGAGACGGTCGCGAAAGAGATGCCCTCGCCGGCCGCGATCGCGGCCAATCAATGGCTCCCCGATCGCGAGCTCGCCTACTACAGCGCCGAATATGGTCGCACCGGATTCCAGGGCGGCCTGCAATGGTATCGCTGCGGCACATCGGGTGCATTCAACAGCCAGCTCGAATTGTTGGCCGGCCGCAATATCGACGTCCCCTCCTGCTTCATCTCGGGCAAGCAGGATTGGGGCACCTATCAGCGTCCCGGCGTGTTCGAGGCGATGCAGGCGCGAACCTGTACGAAGCTGCTCGGCTGCCACCTTGTCGACGGCGCCGGTCACTGGGTGCAGCAGGAGCAGCCGGCCGAGGTGAGCCGCCTGCTGCTCGATTTCCTGGCGAAGAGCCGCGGCGTGATTTGA
- a CDS encoding fumarylacetoacetate hydrolase family protein, giving the protein MKLVRYGEKGAEKPGLIDKSGQLRDLSAHVKDLTGEAYSPESLKKLAALDPASLPAVSGKPRFGAPVTGMSKFVAIGLNYSDHAKETGAEIPSEPIIFMKANTSLSGPNDAVEKPRGSTKLDWEVEIAAIIGTRAKYVSEADALNHVAGYCVCNDVSERAFQIERLGQWTKGKSHDTFGPLGPWLATKDEIKDVQNLPMWLDVNGQRRQTGSTKTMIFSMAKCISYVSQFMTLLPGDIITTGTPPGVGLGMKPPTFLNVGDVITLGIEGLGEQRQEIVAA; this is encoded by the coding sequence ATGAAGCTTGTTCGTTATGGCGAGAAGGGTGCGGAAAAGCCCGGCCTGATCGACAAATCCGGCCAGTTGCGCGACCTGTCGGCGCATGTGAAGGACCTGACCGGCGAGGCCTATTCGCCCGAAAGCCTGAAGAAGCTGGCGGCGCTCGATCCCGCCTCGCTGCCCGCCGTCTCCGGCAAGCCGCGGTTCGGCGCCCCCGTCACCGGCATGTCGAAATTCGTGGCGATCGGCCTCAACTACAGCGACCACGCCAAGGAGACTGGCGCGGAGATCCCGAGCGAGCCGATCATTTTCATGAAGGCCAACACCTCGCTGTCCGGCCCGAACGACGCCGTCGAGAAGCCGCGCGGCTCGACCAAGCTGGACTGGGAAGTCGAGATCGCTGCGATCATCGGCACGCGCGCAAAATACGTCTCGGAAGCCGACGCGCTCAACCACGTCGCCGGCTACTGCGTCTGCAACGACGTCTCCGAGCGCGCCTTCCAGATCGAGCGCCTGGGTCAGTGGACCAAGGGCAAGTCGCACGACACGTTCGGCCCGCTCGGCCCCTGGCTCGCCACCAAGGACGAGATCAAGGACGTGCAGAACCTGCCGATGTGGCTCGACGTCAACGGCCAGCGCCGCCAGACCGGCTCGACCAAGACCATGATCTTCTCGATGGCCAAGTGCATCTCCTATGTCTCGCAGTTCATGACGCTGCTGCCGGGCGACATCATCACGACAGGCACCCCGCCCGGCGTCGGCCTCGGCATGAAGCCGCCGACCTTCCTCAATGTCGGCGACGTCATCACCCTCGGCATCGAGGGCCTCGGCGAGCAGCGGCAGGAGATCGTCGCGGCGTAA
- a CDS encoding SDR family oxidoreductase, with protein MDLGIKGRRAIVCASSKGLGRACAISLAEAGVHVTLTARGAEALKKTADDIRKAYPDVTVTEIVGDITTPAGREAVLKACPEPDILINNAGGPPPGDFRNWTRDDWIKAIDANMLTPIELIKSTVDGMMARKFGRIVNITSAAVKAPIDILGLSNGARAGLTGFIAGLSRKTVINNVTINGLLPGPFETDRLRSTAKGESEKRGITPDQVLAERAKLNPAGRFGDPEEFGYACAFLCGAKAGFITGQNLLLDGGAFPGTL; from the coding sequence GTGGATCTTGGGATCAAAGGCCGCCGCGCCATCGTCTGCGCATCCAGCAAAGGCCTCGGACGCGCCTGCGCCATCTCGCTGGCCGAGGCCGGCGTACACGTCACGCTGACCGCGCGCGGCGCCGAGGCCCTGAAGAAGACGGCCGACGACATTCGCAAGGCCTATCCTGATGTGACCGTGACCGAGATCGTCGGCGACATCACGACGCCGGCGGGCCGCGAGGCCGTGCTCAAGGCCTGCCCCGAGCCCGACATCCTGATCAACAATGCCGGCGGACCTCCGCCCGGCGATTTCCGCAACTGGACCCGCGACGACTGGATCAAGGCGATCGACGCCAACATGCTGACCCCGATCGAGCTGATCAAGTCGACGGTGGACGGCATGATGGCGCGCAAATTCGGCCGCATCGTCAACATCACCTCGGCGGCGGTGAAGGCGCCGATCGACATCCTCGGTCTCTCCAACGGCGCCCGCGCCGGCCTCACCGGCTTCATCGCCGGCCTGTCGCGCAAGACCGTGATCAACAACGTCACCATCAACGGCCTGCTGCCGGGCCCGTTCGAGACCGACCGCCTGCGCAGCACCGCGAAGGGGGAATCCGAGAAGCGCGGCATCACGCCGGACCAGGTTCTGGCCGAGCGCGCCAAGCTCAATCCCGCAGGCCGCTTCGGCGATCCCGAGGAGTTCGGCTATGCCTGCGCATTTCTGTGCGGCGCCAAGGCGGGCTTCATCACCGGACAGAACCTCCTGCTCGATGGCGGTGCCTTCCCGGGAACGCTGTGA
- a CDS encoding CvpA family protein yields MNSFDLAVYAALAIAIGFGFRTGLLGSAMTILAYLLAAPIAVALMPLIVPQVAGNPNAPLLQNWIWFFGIFVVVGMLFGYLGRLALSDTIRQAGIGDRVGGAALGAIRVGLVATTLVLVFDQIVPANRQPPFLAGSHLRPLFSTVGRMGFKSLPPEAASAIDRLKQERRI; encoded by the coding sequence ATGAACAGTTTCGATCTCGCCGTCTATGCGGCGCTCGCAATCGCGATCGGCTTCGGTTTCAGGACCGGCCTGCTCGGCAGCGCCATGACGATCCTGGCCTATCTCCTCGCCGCCCCGATCGCGGTTGCGCTGATGCCGCTCATCGTCCCGCAGGTCGCGGGCAATCCGAATGCGCCGCTGCTGCAGAACTGGATCTGGTTCTTCGGAATCTTCGTGGTGGTCGGCATGCTGTTTGGATATCTCGGCCGCCTGGCGCTGAGCGACACGATACGGCAGGCCGGCATCGGCGACCGGGTCGGCGGCGCAGCCCTCGGCGCCATCAGGGTCGGCCTCGTCGCCACCACCTTGGTGCTGGTGTTCGACCAGATCGTGCCGGCCAACCGGCAGCCGCCGTTCCTCGCCGGCTCGCACCTGAGGCCGCTGTTCTCGACGGTGGGCCGGATGGGCTTCAAGTCGCTGCCGCCGGAGGCGGCCTCCGCGATCGACCGTCTCAAGCAGGAGCGGCGCATCTGA